In Rhodothermia bacterium, the sequence GGAAGCCCTGAAGATTCCTCAAGACTTGGTTGCCGAAGTTATTAACGGAAAGCCTGATTATTACAAGGGTTATCGTGGGGTATTGGATGGGCAAAAACGTACAGAAGGTCTGATGGGAAGCAGTTATTTATAGGCTCGGATTATTTCGCGTTTGTTGCATTTTTTGTGGCGCTGGGTTGTTCGTTGGGAACGGGTTTCTACGAAGATGTCGCCCGCTGGGGCTGTGACCGGATTGGTCATGGCTAAAGCCGAAGGTGTTATCCGTTGCACGCAACCCCACGCTGAAGCATGGGATTAATATGATGCCGGAGAGCATGTGGCAACGTCGCCCAATTTTTCGGAAAAGGTATGGATGCAAGGTTTGGCATATAATTTGGCGATGATTAAACTAACCCGCAGGCAACGTTCATTTAAGAGGCCGCACCCGATATTTCCACTGATAATCCTGAAAGCGGATTTGGTACTTTTCGAGGGCAGGTGTGTACCAAGAATCCACGCCCCCAACACCCGTTTGCAACAAATCCACATGTAGGAAAATGCGGTCTCGTTCATTCAATTCGCCCGAATGGAATTGCGCTTTAGTCACTTGCGGGTCTAAATCGTCGTGGTTATACGGTAGTGCCGAGAAACTAAACAGGCTATCTAAGGCCGTTATTTCTAAGCCCCGTCCTTTGTCATCCGTTAATCGGAGCCAACGCACATCGGTTTTATTGCCACTTTCTTGTGGTCGGGCATAGGGGTAGTATTGCTCGGAGAGTTTTTGCTCGTATTGTCCCACTAATTGGCTGGTTTTGCGATCCCAATAGGACTCTCCTGGCCCACGTCCAAACCAAGTAATATTAGAGAGTTGCTTGTTTACTTCGAGCATGGTTCCCATTCGTGGAATCACTTCGTACTTGCCTTTAACGGCGCTGAACCGATTGTCCAAATCGAATTGCCCGTTGGGATAGACCACAAAGAATTGTTCAAAGCGCACGTCATCGTTCAGAAGTCTTCGGATGATCTGTAGTTCATATCCACCTTTTACGGTCTCGGAAGGTTTATGCAAGACCGTCACCTCGCCAGCAGTATGTGCCTCGCGCCACATGCGTAATTTCCGGTTCCACCCCGCGCCAAAATCGTTGTCGGTAGGTGCACGCCAAAAGTCCGGCAGAATACCCTTCAAGATTTGTGAATGTCCTTGTACCGCATAGTCTATCAGCATACCCGTTTTTAGGTTGAACGCCATCCGCACGTCTTTTGCTGTCAGGTACAACTCATCGCCCGCTGTTGCTACCTTGAGTTGGCCTTTTGTGGTGGTCTCCTCATTTTTCGGAAGGGCGGATTGTACCTCAAATTGTTCGTAGGCGACTTCCCAGTCTTTTTCGAGGAATGGCTCGGCGTCTTTTAACCGATAAGACACCTTGAGGTGGTACTCGGCAGTGGGCTTGAAGGCGTTTGGCCATCGTAGGGTCTGCACTTCCGAAGTTTGTGGTGAAATGTTTAACGACTCTATCTTGCCAGATGCCACCGGAAGGCCATTTTCCAAAAGTTGCCAAGCCATGTAAAGGTTTTCGGTGGTACGAAAAAACCACTTATTTTGAATGGCAAGTTCTATTTTCTTTTCTTCTAAGATATTGTTCTTTAATTGTGTACCGATGGGTTGATAAACTTTTTTGACCTCGTAAGCCATTGGGGTCATTTCACGATAGGCCGTCACCACCCCTTTTACACAGAAATTATTGTCCGACAGGTTCGGATCTGTAGGGCCTTCCAATGGAAAATCTCCGCCATAGGCTTTGATGCGCCTTCCATTTTTCACGACATCAAAATTCTGGTCAATCCATTCCCAAATAAACCCACCTTGTAGAAACGGTTCCTGCTCGATCACCGTCCAATAATCCTGAAAATTTCCCAAGCTATTTCCCATAATGTGCGCATATTCCGACATAATAAGGGGGCGATCTGGATTGGATTGCGCATACGTCCGGAGCCAGTCGGGATCGGGGTATTGTGGCACAAATAGGTCTGTATTGTAGTCTTGTTCTGCACGCTCATACTGTACGGGTCTCGACGGATCGGTGGAGGTTAGCCAGTCGTAGGCGGCATAAAAATTGGAGCCGTTTCCGGCCTCGTTGCCCATAGACCACGTAACAACAGAAGGGCGGTTTTTGTCCCGCTCGTATAGACGCTGGATGCGTTCTAAGTGTGGTATGCGCCATTTGTTGTCGTTGCCAAGGGTATAGGCCAAGTCGTAATAACGGCCATGCGATTCAATGTTGGCTTCGTCCACCACATAAAGGCCGTATTCATCACACAAGTCTAAGAAATAAGGATCGGGCGGGTAATGCGACGTCCGAACAGCATTCACATTCAGGCGCTTCATCATTTCCACATCTTTGCGCATGTCGGCTTGGCTAAGAACGTGTCCATTCACTGGATGGTGTTCGTGACGGTTTACGCCGCGCAAGAGCACCCTTTTGCCATTAATCAGGAAGTTCCGATCTGTGATTTCCACATTTCGGAAGCCCACTTTTATAGGAACCACTTGCAAAACTTGCCCTTTGGGATCAGATAAGGTAAGAAATAAGGTGTAGAGGCTGGGCGACTCGGCAGACCACGACATAACTTCGGGGATGATTCCCTCAAACGAGATCGTGCGATGGTAATTTCCCAAGACATTCAGTGGCGACATCGGCTCGGCAGACCACGCCAAATCGCCCATAGGATCGAATAATTTTGCCGATACAAAAAAGGAATCTGGTTTAGAATGGAGCGTATTTTGGTCTATTTTGTAATTCCAAACATGTGCATTTACGGAAATTTTGCCATCTTTGTACGTATTTATGAGCGATGCCGACACCTTGAAATCCCGTAAATCGAGTTTGGGCGTGCTGTATAAATACACGTCGCGCTCAATGCCCGAAATACGCCACATATCTTGCGCTTCCAAATAGCTCCCATCGCTCCAGCGCCAAACCTGAAGTGCCAATACATTTTCTCCAGTTTGGAGGTGTTTGGTCAAGTCAAACTCGGCGGCCAGTTTGCTGTCTTCGCTATATCCCACAAATTGACCATTCAACCAGACATAAACTGCCGATTTTACCGCCCCAAGATGTAGGAAGATTTGCCTTCCCTGCCAATTTTCCGGAAGAGTGAACTTTTTTCGATAAGAACCCACCGGATTGTTGTCTTGAGGAATATCGAATGGCGGGTTGAGCGCCTTTCCGCGTTTGGCATGACCCGTAAATTCATAAGGATGATTCACATAAATCGGTAAACCATAACCGTTGACCTCCCAATTTGCAGGCGCGGGAAAATCAGTCCAGTGCTTGTCGTCATAGTCTGGCTTAAAAAAGTCTAACGGTCGGTCTGTCGGATTTTTGACCCAGCGGAACCGCCACATGCCATTTAACGAATGGTAAAAAGAGGATTCCTCCGGTTGATTGGCCTTCGCCAACGCCTCTGATTCAAAACCAAAGCCATGTGCCCGCATGGGCATCCGATTGATCTGAACCAATTCCGGTGACTGAATTTCGTAGGGAAGTTGGGCCATCAGCCAGAAAGGGGAAAATAGCATCAGAAAAAGGTATTTTAGCGTGGGTCTCATGGTTTCCATCGGCAGTTTGAGGCGTTGTTTTCTGGTAGGACACCGAAAAAATAGAAGATATGGCTAAGGTATAAAAAGAAGCCAAAAGTTTGAAGGACAACAGATCTAAAAACGTTCCCTTAGCACCCAGTCCGGATCGGATTCATGGGAATACGCCTCAATGCTTCATCCGAATCACCCAAGCCCAGTCGGTAGGTGGGTTTTGTCTAAGTGCTGGCGGCAGGGTGATTTGTGTCCCTGTTGGTGTTTTTTTCCACTTTAGTGGTTTTGCATAACCCAAAAGATGTACTTCTGAATTTTTTGGTGGCGTAAAGTGCGAAATGGTGAAAGACTCTGGCATTTTTTCACCATCCTTCGCCAAATAAAGTGCATACAGGTTATTTTGTTTGATGGTGAAGCGCCACGCATTTTCCACGTATGGGGCAATGGGTTTGGTTCCGTAGATGGCTTCCTGGTTCACCTTCATCCATCCCCCAAGTTCCTGCAACCGGACGTAGGCTTCGTCGTGCCATTCACCATCTGGGCCGGGAGCGATATTCAATAAGAAATTACCCCCTTTGGCCACAATATCTGCCAAAAGATGAATCAGTTTTCGAGCGGGTTTATAGACATCATTCGGAACATAAGACCACGATCCGGCCATGGTCATACACGTCTCCCAAGGGAAGTCGTGTGGTTTTTCGGGCACCTCTTGTTCGGGTGTGGTGTAGTTTTCGTATAAGCCGGGTACGGAGCGATCCACGATAATAAGGCCCGGTTGGTGCTTACGTGCCATTGTAGCAATGCGCGACATATCCACATCTTGCCCAAAAGGAACGGTGGCCTGCCACGAGACCGCCGGATCTATACTGGATTGTGGGCGAACCCATCCGCCATCCAACCACAAAATATCCATCTTCCCATAACCGGTCATCAGTTCCTCAATCTGGTTGTAGGTAAAGTCCTTAAAGCGTTCCCAACGTTCGGGATAACGTTTGATGTCATAATTCACATGCCGATCTTTTGGCGGAAAATAGGGCCACCAAAAGTTTTCGTTGTGCCAATCCGGTTTGGAAAAATAGGCCCCAATCATAAAGTCTTTTTTCCGGAAGGCCGAAAAGATTTCCTTGGTCACATCACTTTTGGGATTTGAGGAAAACGGTACTTGAGACGCTGTAATTTTGTAATCGGTTTGCTTGGTGTCGAACATCGAGAAGCCATCGTGGTGCTTGGTCGTAAAAACGACATACCGCATACCGGCTGCTTTTGCGGCTTCTGCCCATTTGTCTGGGTTAAACTTGACCGGATTGAATTGCGTGGGTAGGTTTTCATACGCTTTTTTGTATTCATACCAGTTGTTCGAATATGGCCCACGCCGAACCGTCCAGCCCTCGTCTTCTGGACATAACGACCACGATTCCACAATGCCCCACAAACTGTAAGCCCCCCAATGCATTAGCAAGCCAAACTTCAGGTCTTGCCACGCTGCAAGTTTTTCCACGACCAATGGATCATCTGGTGGGGTATAAGATTTTGAATGTTGGGCGATCGCCACAAATGGGAACAGTAACAGCAGGAAGAAAAACCGTTTCATGGGAGAAGTTGTTTTGCAACAAAGGTTGTCTTTAAATTTAGGAATGGGGTGTCAATGGCGTATATAAAAGAGTCTCTATCCATTTGGCAGCATGGTGGGAAAGGGTTTCGTAGCTCAAGCGCTTAGGCAACTCGTTTGCCGGAACCCACTCAAGAGCCTCAATCTCTTCTTCTGCTTGGGCCACCAAAGGCGCATCCGCCGCCGCCATCAAATACCAATAGGTGGTTTTAAGGTCAAAAGTGTTCTTAAAAAGATTCAGATACCCGTGAAAAGTCGTTCCCAAGGCACAGATTAGGCGCAGATCTGTTGCACCGACTTCCTCTTTCACCTCTCGCAGGGCTGTTTCTTCATTCGTTTCCCCTTTGTCTTGTTTTCCTTTTGGTAAATCCCAAGCGCCTCGTCGGTACATAGTAAGTACCTCGCGGATATCGGCTTTCTCGCGCACCACATAACCACCACCAGCCACCACTTGCCGGACAGGAAAATAGGGATGAAGGTTCAAAAAAAGATCGGGGGAGAGTTTCTTTTGATCTGGACGAATAGCCGACTTCATCACCACCAAAAGTGGCACATCTGTTTCTTTTAAGGTTAGATCGTCGGTCAAAGCCTCCGAGATAACGATTCCATTTTTGCGAATGTCGTCTAATTTGTCTTCCGAGACGGGTACGTAATAATACATGGCTGATAAAGTTTTTTCCAAAATACAAGAATTGAAGACAA encodes:
- a CDS encoding DUF4981 domain-containing protein; this translates as MAQLPYEIQSPELVQINRMPMRAHGFGFESEALAKANQPEESSFYHSLNGMWRFRWVKNPTDRPLDFFKPDYDDKHWTDFPAPANWEVNGYGLPIYVNHPYEFTGHAKRGKALNPPFDIPQDNNPVGSYRKKFTLPENWQGRQIFLHLGAVKSAVYVWLNGQFVGYSEDSKLAAEFDLTKHLQTGENVLALQVWRWSDGSYLEAQDMWRISGIERDVYLYSTPKLDLRDFKVSASLINTYKDGKISVNAHVWNYKIDQNTLHSKPDSFFVSAKLFDPMGDLAWSAEPMSPLNVLGNYHRTISFEGIIPEVMSWSAESPSLYTLFLTLSDPKGQVLQVVPIKVGFRNVEITDRNFLINGKRVLLRGVNRHEHHPVNGHVLSQADMRKDVEMMKRLNVNAVRTSHYPPDPYFLDLCDEYGLYVVDEANIESHGRYYDLAYTLGNDNKWRIPHLERIQRLYERDKNRPSVVTWSMGNEAGNGSNFYAAYDWLTSTDPSRPVQYERAEQDYNTDLFVPQYPDPDWLRTYAQSNPDRPLIMSEYAHIMGNSLGNFQDYWTVIEQEPFLQGGFIWEWIDQNFDVVKNGRRIKAYGGDFPLEGPTDPNLSDNNFCVKGVVTAYREMTPMAYEVKKVYQPIGTQLKNNILEEKKIELAIQNKWFFRTTENLYMAWQLLENGLPVASGKIESLNISPQTSEVQTLRWPNAFKPTAEYHLKVSYRLKDAEPFLEKDWEVAYEQFEVQSALPKNEETTTKGQLKVATAGDELYLTAKDVRMAFNLKTGMLIDYAVQGHSQILKGILPDFWRAPTDNDFGAGWNRKLRMWREAHTAGEVTVLHKPSETVKGGYELQIIRRLLNDDVRFEQFFVVYPNGQFDLDNRFSAVKGKYEVIPRMGTMLEVNKQLSNITWFGRGPGESYWDRKTSQLVGQYEQKLSEQYYPYARPQESGNKTDVRWLRLTDDKGRGLEITALDSLFSFSALPYNHDDLDPQVTKAQFHSGELNERDRIFLHVDLLQTGVGGVDSWYTPALEKYQIRFQDYQWKYRVRPLK
- a CDS encoding alpha-L-fucosidase: MKRFFFLLLLFPFVAIAQHSKSYTPPDDPLVVEKLAAWQDLKFGLLMHWGAYSLWGIVESWSLCPEDEGWTVRRGPYSNNWYEYKKAYENLPTQFNPVKFNPDKWAEAAKAAGMRYVVFTTKHHDGFSMFDTKQTDYKITASQVPFSSNPKSDVTKEIFSAFRKKDFMIGAYFSKPDWHNENFWWPYFPPKDRHVNYDIKRYPERWERFKDFTYNQIEELMTGYGKMDILWLDGGWVRPQSSIDPAVSWQATVPFGQDVDMSRIATMARKHQPGLIIVDRSVPGLYENYTTPEQEVPEKPHDFPWETCMTMAGSWSYVPNDVYKPARKLIHLLADIVAKGGNFLLNIAPGPDGEWHDEAYVRLQELGGWMKVNQEAIYGTKPIAPYVENAWRFTIKQNNLYALYLAKDGEKMPESFTISHFTPPKNSEVHLLGYAKPLKWKKTPTGTQITLPPALRQNPPTDWAWVIRMKH
- a CDS encoding NUDIX domain-containing protein, with amino-acid sequence MYYYVPVSEDKLDDIRKNGIVISEALTDDLTLKETDVPLLVVMKSAIRPDQKKLSPDLFLNLHPYFPVRQVVAGGGYVVREKADIREVLTMYRRGAWDLPKGKQDKGETNEETALREVKEEVGATDLRLICALGTTFHGYLNLFKNTFDLKTTYWYLMAAADAPLVAQAEEEIEALEWVPANELPKRLSYETLSHHAAKWIETLLYTPLTPHS